The following coding sequences lie in one Notolabrus celidotus isolate fNotCel1 chromosome 6, fNotCel1.pri, whole genome shotgun sequence genomic window:
- the psma4 gene encoding proteasome subunit alpha type-4 translates to MSRRYDSRTTIFSPEGRLYQVEYAMEAIGHAGTCLGILANDGVLLAAERRNIHKLLDEVFFSEKIYKLNEDMACSVAGITSDANVLTNELRLIAQRYLLQYQEPMPCEQLVTALCDIKQAYTQFGGKRPFGVSLLYMGWDKHYGFQLYQSDPSGNYGGWKATCIGNNSAAAVSMLKQDYKEGEMALSAALALAVKVLNKTMDVSKLSAEKVEIATLTREKGKTCIKVLKLKEVEELIKKHEAEEAKAEKDKKEKEQKEKDK, encoded by the exons ATG tCTCGTCGATATGATTCACGAACAACCATCTTCTCACCGGAGG GGCGTCTGTATCAGGTGGAGTACGCCATGGAAGCCATCGGGCATGCCGGCACCTGTCTGGGAATTTTAGCCAACGATGGAGTGCTGCTGGCCGCTGAGAGGAGGAACATCCACAAGCTGCTGGATGAAGTCTTCTTCTCAGAGAAAATCTACAAACTGAATGA GGATATGGCATGCAGTGTGGCAGGAATCACATCAGATGCCAACGTACTGACGAACGAGCTGAGGCTCATAGCACAGAG GTACCTGCTGCAGTATCAGGAGCCAATGCCATGTGAGCAGCTGGTCACCGCTCTGTGTGACATCAAACAGGCCTACACCCAGTTTGGAG GAAAGCGTCCCTTTGGAGTCTCTCTGCTCTACATGGGCTGGGATAAACACTACGGCTTCCAGCTCTACCAGAGTGACCCCAGTGGAAACTACGGAGGCTGGAAGGCCACCTGCATCGGAAACAACAGCGCT GCCGCTGTCTCTATGCTGAAACAGGACTACAAGGAAGGAGAGATGGCTCTTTCTGCAGCCCTCGCTCTGGCCGTCAAAGTTCTCAACAAAACAATGGATGTGAGCAAGCTGTCTGCAGAGAAAG tggaGATCGCCACGCTGACCCGCGAGAAAGGAAAGACCTGCATTAAggtgctgaagctgaaggaggtggaggagctgaTCAAGAAGCACGAAGCCGAGGAGGCTAAAGCCGagaaagacaagaaagagaaggagcagAAAGAGAAGGACAAGTAG